The sequence AGGAAATCCCATCAGAGTATTTCAAAGCTGTAGCTGATTGGTACGAAAAAGAACATCACGCTCGTCCACAGGAAGACTGGATGATTTTTGCGACCGGAGTTGTTCCAGCCATTTCTTCAGCGGTCAGACGATTAACTTCGTTAGGCGATAACGTATTGGTTCAAGCGCCTGTCTATAATATTTTCTACAATTCTATCGTCAACAGCGGCCGTCACGTAGTTTCTAATGATTTAGTTTACGATGGCAAAACTCATTCTTATTCGATTGATTTCACAGATTTGGAAGCAAAATTAAGCGATCCATTGACTAACATGATGATTCTTTGCAATCCTCACAATCCGGTTGGAAAAATTTGGACAAAATCTGAATTAGAAAAAATTGCTAGTTTATGTCTAAAATACGACGTTAAGCTGTTCAGTGATGAGATTCACGGTGACATTACCTTCAACGAAAATGGTTATAATCCTATCTTTGGTTTAGATAGTCAGTATCTCGACAATGTTGTTGTAGCTGTTTCCCCAAGTAAAACTTTCAACGTGGCAGCAATGCATGCGGCAACGATTATCGTTCCTAATGAAAACCTTCGTGCGCAAGTGAGTCGTGGTTTAAATAGTGAAGAATTGGCCGAACCCAATTTCGTAGCTATCCCCGGAACAATTGCCGCTTATACAAAGGGTGGTCCATGGTTGAAGGCTTTGAAAGAACAACTTTTGAAGAACCGTCGATTAGTTTTAGATTTCATCGAAAAGAAAATTCCTCAACTTAAATGGGTACCAGGTCAAGCAACGTACTTATTGTGGTTTGATATTTCAGAAATCACTGATGACGCTGATAAATTAGCTCAATTTATTAAAGATGACAGTGGCTTGATCATCAATCCTGGTTCCGTTTATCGAGGAGATGGTCAATACTTCATTCGAATGAACATCGCCAGTCCCCAAAGTATGATTCAAGACGGTTTGAATCGTTTAGAAAAATCGCTCAATGATTATCAAAAATAACAAAAATCTCTCACAAATTTGGTTGTGGGAGATTTTTTTGTACAGTTGGTATAATATATAACAAAAGATAATTTGTTAAAGCAGGCGAGAAATATGAATACAGCTGGAGCAGTTTTAACTAGAACGAAGGTCCAACCGCAATTAGATTTTAATTTTAAAAAGAAGCATGTCGGCATTCTCAGTGGTTCATTCAATCCAATTCACAATGGACATTTGATGATTGCTCAACAAGTTTTTGAACAGTTAAATTTGGATAAGATTTTATTTATTCCTAGTAAAGTGCCACCACATCGTGGAGTTAGTCGCTACATTCCTAAAGTCAGCGTTGATGATCGTATCAATATGATCAAATACGGCATTAGAGATAATCCTAACTTTCAACTTGATATGACTGATATTGACTTAGGTGGGGTCAGTTACACTTATGAAACGATTAAACGGCTAAAGGAACGCAACCCTAATACTGAGTACTATTTAATTGTCGGTTACGACATTGTTGAGAGTTTATCTAAATGGTCGCACATCGATGAATTGGTTAAAGAAGTTCACTTTGTCGGAGTCTGTCGTAAAGGCTACGAAAAAAAATCCCAATATCCAACCATGTGGGTCAATACACCAGTGATTGAAATCAGTTCAACCGTGATAAGGCAACGAGTTCGTGAAGGTAAGTCGTTGAAATATTACGTTCCTGATGACGTAGCTTGGTATATTAAGGATAAAGGGATTTATAAAAAATAGTATATCTAGATTCTATTTTGTAATGAAAAAACTTTGACTATTTAAAAAATTCTTTCTTAAGTAAATAAAAAATTGCATCAATTCAGATATATAGTCGATTAACTATTTATCTGAATTGATGCTTATTTGTTTGGTCATAAAGATATAGAATCCTAAACTAACCTAATTTAATAAAGAACTTTAAGTCAAAGTTTTTTATTTTGCCTTGTGCGCTTGAAATCTTTCACGAATAAAGTAGAAACAAGTCATGAATACCAAGAAAACAACACCAATCGACAGTGAAACGGTCGTTTCTGGATTTAAGAACATGAAGACTAAAATTACTAATAACGCAGCAATAGCTAAGTAATTGCTGAGAGGATAAAAGGGCATTTTGAAAGGATGGTTCTTCATCTTATCTTTGTTGAGTCTTCTGAAATGAAGTTCACTGAATAAAATAACGAACCAAGGCACCATACCTGGTAAGACACTGGAACTGTAGACAACTACGAAGACATCGCTAGAGGTGTGGAATAAGACGGGAAGTAAGAAGTTAATGATCAAACCAATTAAAATACCTAGTGAAATAGTGATAACGGCGATATAAGGAACACCGGCTTTAGAAATTTTCTTGAATGATTTTGGTAAATTGTTTTCCAATCCTAATGTGTATAGCATCCGACTGGCACTGAACATACCTGAGTTACATCCAGAAAGCGCTGCTGTTAAAACAACGAAATTGATGATTTCAGCTGCGAAGGTAATTCCGACTTTGGCAAAAGTTTCGGTAAAGGGAGAGCCCATTGTACCTAATTTGTTCCAAGGATAAATTGAAATGATAACAAAAATTGCACCAATATAAAAAATCAAAATTCTTCCGACGATGGTCCGAATCGCGTGTACGATACTACTTTGAGGATTTTCTGCTTCACCGGCAGTGATACCAATGACTTCGATACCTTGATAAGAGGCGACAACGATTGAAAGGGCAAAAATGAATCCCTTCAAACCACCTGTGAAGAAGCCACCGTTAGTCCAAAGGTTGCTGATACCAACAGGATGTCCATTGTTACCAAGACCGAATAAGATAACTAAAAGTCCCATAATGATCATAAAAATAATGGTGATAACTTTGATCAGTGAGAACCAAAATTCCATTTCACCATAAGCTTTAACAGAAGTTAAATTGGCTAGACAAAGAGTAGCGACAACGACAACTCCAACGAGCCATTGTGGCAAATTGGGCCACCAAAATTCAAGGTAAGTCCCAACAGCAATCACTTCAGAAATACCAACGACAAGCCATTGAAAGACGTTACTCCAAGCTGTTAAATAACCAATAACTGGATGAATGTATTCGGAGCCAAATTTTGCAAAAGAACCTGTAGATGGATCTGTGTAAATCATTTCACCTAGAGCACGCATAACCATGTACAAAATCAAACCAGCAATAGCATATGCGATTAAAACCGAAGGACCTGTCCATTTGATAGTAGAAGCTGAACCCATGAATAAACCAACGCCGATTGTTCCACCCAAAGCAATCATTTGCATTTGTCGTGAAGATAGACTTCTATTTAATGACTTTTTTTCCAAAGGTGTACCGCCTTTCATAATTCCTTATTGTTCGTGATTAGCGAATCATTAGGAATATTTATCATAATAATACTATAAAACACGCCAAAAAACCTCATAAAAATGCATTTATCAACATTTTTATGAGGTTTTTACATAAATTATGTATTAACTAATTCTTTGACGTTGTGGTCGTGTCTGCATATGCGTATCAGCAATTATTAAGGTATAAGAATTTACACCGAAGAAGGCAATGATAACTAATAAACCAGTTAGCATGAAACCTAGAAACATAAATCCCAAACCTAGTAGTAATCCAAAAATTGCAAAGCAACGCATGAGGTTTTTCGATACGGTAATTAGACTATTTTCGGTCTTAAAAGTAGCGTGATAGATTGAGTCAATTTTTTGCGACTTGTAGACAGTCATATCAGCTTTGTGAATTTCTAGAGTTAGTTGATATGGATCGAAGCCATCAACAATTTTGTCCTTATCGAATTCATCCGGTACGACTTGTTTGAAAAAGCCACCAGTGATACTTAATTTTGGATAATAATTATTTGATAAAGCTATTTTTAGTTTAGGTGTGAGAGGAATTGAGCCAATTGTAGTGACTTTTGAAGTCCAGACACTTGCTAAAACATAAACACGATTATTTGCAATGTGGATGTCGACCATGGCTGAATCCAAATTTTCTAATTGGTACATTTTAAAGATGAACTTGTTCTTGAGAATTTGTTTATCTTTTAATCCCTCAAAGAGATCCTTATGATTGAGTTCTTTGACATAGTCGATATATTTATTGATAAATCCAGTTGCATCCTCAGTTAAATTTATTTTTTCATTAAATAAGACTGTCATAATTCCCCCAAAAATTGTAACGATTAATGTTAGTATAACAAAAATGTATGCGCTTTTGTGGAAAATTATGAAAACGTTTTAATTTATTCACTAATTGAGCTATTTAACCAATTTATTAAAAGTGTGCTTATAATATTTTGCTGTTTTGCATTACTGATAGATGCGGTATTATCGCCGCTTTGCTTGCCATAGCAACCAAAACCAGCATGATTACCACCTTTTATTTGTTCATAAATTGTATTGTTTGGTAGTAGTTTTTTAGTTTTCTGGTAATTGGTATGGTTCAAAACCCCGTCTTTAGTAGCAGTTAGTGAGAGAACTGGTACATTTATTTCATGTAAATCAGTTTTGTTTTCAGGATAACTTGCTAAAAAGAAAATCCCTTTGAGATCCTTAGGATTATTTTTGGCGTACTTGGCTGCCATTGTTCCGCCGAGTGAGTGTCCACCGATAATGTAACCATTGCTCTTAGAAATTTTATTAGCAGCGTTACTATTTAAAACAGCTAGATCGAGTGGGAAGTGGACGATGTAGACTGAATAGCCGGCTTGTGCTACTTTTTGAGCCCAAATACTGTAGCTTGCTGGTTCGACTAAGGCTCCTGGATAAAAAATTACTTTGGGTTTGTTATTGTCGCCTTCAAAACGAATAACATTATCTACGATTGAAGCTTCTTGTGAAGTAGAGACAGCTGTTTTGCTTGGTTGATACTCTTTATTTTTAACCACGATGACCATTATTGAAATAACTGCCAGTAGAACGATTAAAATCCCTAGTAGCCATTTCCATACTTTTTTCTTCATAAAATCCTCCCTTATAAATACTTCTCTATTGTACTTTACATTTGGTATGAAAATATGCTACATTTAAGAAAATCAATATGAATAATATTAGAAGAAGGAGTACTGTATACTTTATCCACAGGGAGTTAAGGCAAGTGAAAACTTAACGTGTCGGTATATAGGAAAAACATCTTCGTTATTTCTGGCTGAAATGCGTCTTTAAAAGTAGAGTAGGTACAGACGTGACCCAATGCGTTACAATTGGAGAGTATATTTATGTACTTTGAGGTGTTTTTTTAAAAAAACTTGGGTGGTACCGCGGAAAAGATCTTTCGTCCCTTTTATTAGGGATGGAGGATCTTTTTTTAGTTTATAGTATTCTGGATTTTAAAAGGAGAAAACAATGCAAAACGTTTTGGTTAAAGATTTATACAAAAAAGAATTTGCTGACGGTGACAAGATCACTGTTTCTGGTTGGATTCGTACAATCAGAGGTTCAAAGAGAGTTGGCTTTATCGAATTAAACGATGGTTCATTCTTCAAGAATGTGCAAGTTGTTATGACTAGCGACATGGAAAACTATGCCGAAGTAGTTAAGTACCCAATCAGTACAACTATCAAAGTTGTTGGTGAATTAGCTTTGACACCTAAAGCTCAACAACCATTTGAAATCCATGCTACAGAAGTAATTGAAGAAGGATCTTCAGACTCTGATTATCCATTGCAAAAGAAAGCTCACTCATATGAATTTATGAGAACAGTAGCTCACTTGCGTCCAAGAACTAATACTTTCTACTCAGTCTTTAGAATTCGTTCACTAGCTGCTTTTGCTATCCACGAATACTTGCAACACAATGACTTTGTTTACGTTCACACACCAATCATCACTAGTTCTGATGCTGAAGGTGCCGGTGAAATGTTTGAAGTTACAACTTTGGATATGAACAACGTTCCTAAGACAGACGATGGCAAGGTTGATTACAGCCAAGATTTCTTCAAGAAGGAAACTAACTTAACTGTTTCTGGACAACTAGAAGTTGAACCATTCGCTTTGGCATTTAGAAACGTTTATACATTCGGTCCTACATTTAGAGCTGAAAATTCACATACAGGTCGTCACGCTTCAGAATTCTGGATGATTGAACCAGAACTTGCTTTCGCCGATTTGAAAGATGAAATGAATTGTTCTGAAGCATTATTGAAGTACGTTATCAACTACGTAATGGACCATGCTAAAGAAGAACTAGAATTCTTGAATGAAAATGTTGATAACACTTTGATCGACCGTCTAAAAGCTACAGCTAACGAAGAATTTGCTCACGTAACTTATACAGATGCCATCGACATCCTAGAAAAAGCTACAGACGTTGAATTTGAAGTTAAACCTTACTGGGGACTAGATCTTGATTCTGAACACGAACGTTATCTATCAGAACAAGTTTACAAGAAGCCTGTCTTTATTACTGATTATCCTAAAGATTTCAAGGCCTTCTACATGCGTGCTAATGACGATGGTAAAACCGTTGCTGCAGCTGACTTGTTAGTTCCCGAAATTGGTGAATTGATTGGTGGTTCACAACGTGAGGAACGTTTGGACAAACTAGAAGCTAGAATGGCTGAACTTGATATGAACGAAGAAGACTACAAGTGGTACTTAGAATTACGTAAGTACGGTGGTACAGTTCACTCAGGTTTCGGTATCGGTTTTGAAAGATTAGTTATGTACATTACAGGTATGGAAAATATCAGAGATGTCATTGCTTACCCAAGAACACCTGGTAACGCTGAATTTTAATAGATAATAAATAAAGAACTCAGAAATTAATTTTTCTGGGTTCTTTATTAAGTTAAGCTAGTTTAGGATTCCGTCCTCCATAGCAAAGAAAATTTGGCTGGAACGTAGTGGGCACGATTTTGAGCTTTTGCAAAGTACGCAAAATCTCAAAACTCGGCCTTATTCTAAGCAACAAGTTGCTAAGAATAATTTCACTACTGAGCCAATTTTCTTTGCTATTCCGGACTAGATTGTGGTTTCTATTTTTATGGAATCAAACAAATAAAGCATCTATTCAGATAATAGTCGCACACACACATAGTAAGCGACTATTTCTGAATAGATGCTATTTTTGACTCAGAATCATTTGAAATAAACAATAAAAGACGTTATCTAGTCGGGAGTGGCAGCTTTGTGGATGCTCAGTACTGAAATTTCACTTAGCAACTTGTTGCTTAGTGAAAGGCCAAGCTTTAAGACAGTTCCCGGTTCTGGAATTGACTTAAAGTTGTGCCCAGTACGTTCCAGCATCCACAAAGCAGAACGGACGACGGCAGCTTAACACCAACCCAACTTAAGAAAGAACCTTAATTTTTCCGGGTTCTTTTTTACTTTAAAAAATAAAATATTTTACTAGAATACTTTATTTTATGTATTCGGTTATTAAAACTTTTGTCTTAAACTGTTTTAGACAGTTAAGAAAGAAGGAATTTTAATATGAACAACAATAACGTAAATTGGTTTGAGATTGGAACAGATCATCCTCAAGAAACAATGGATTTTTATAGTAAGATGTTTGGTTGGAAGTTTCAAGAATATACAGATATGGAAAATGAATATTATAATATTATTGAACCAGGCAATGAATATCCAACCGGTGGTATTTTGGGTACAGCTGGTAAAATTGCTGAATATTCAACATTCTATACTTTAGTAAGTGATGTTGATAAGGCAATTAAAGCGGCCAAGGATAATGGAGCAACCGTTATTTGGGGTCCTGTTACTGATAAGACAGGTTTAACTTTTGCCAGATTAAATGATAGTACTGGTCATCAATTTGGCGTATTTTCAGCAGGTCAATAGAGAAAGGGTGGTAATAATTTATGAAAGCAGTCGTCGTTTCTAAAGCTGGTGGTCCTGAAGTGTTGGAATATAAAGAAGTTCCAACACCAGAGGTAAAAACTGGTTGGTCATTGGTAAAAATTAAGGGATTTGGAATCATTCACTCTGAAATTTTTACTCGACAAGGAAAATCTCCTTCAGTCAAGTTCCCACGAATTTTGGGTATCGAATGTGTCGGAGTTATTGAAAAAACTACTGATGCCAAGCGTTTACCAGTAGGACAAAAGATTATCGCTATGAACGGTGAAATGGGACGTGATTTTGACGGTAGTTACGCTGAATATGCACTGTTGCCAAATGAAATAATTCATCCAGTTACAACGGATATTCCTTGGGAAGATTTGGCAGCTATTCCAGAAACTTTTCACACTGCTTATCGAGCATTATTACAACTTCAAATCGACAAAGCTGATTCATTATTGATTCGTGGAGGAACTAGTGGCGTCGGAATAGCGGGTTTGAAATTAGCTAAAGCGATCAATCCTAATATTAAAGTTTTGGGCACGTCTAGAAAAGCAGCTGCTAAAGAAGAAATCCTTCAATTAGGCTACGATGGTTTTGTCTTGGATGACCATCAGAAATTGCAAATGGATCAACAAGTTGACCGAATCTTTGATTTAATCGGTGCAGCAACTGCCCTAGATTCCATGAATAATTTGAAACCATTCGGTATTGCCAGTATTACTGGTGATATGGGTGGAGTTTGGGATATTGACCACTTTGATCCTGTCACAGCCATTCCCAATGATCGTTATATGACATCTTTTGCCAGCTACGTAATTGACGAAGGTCAGTTGAACGATTTATTGAAATTGATTTCTGATAAAGACGTCGATGTTCATCCAGTTAAAGTTTTCTCATTGAAGCAACTTCCTGAGGCACACGAATTTTTAGAAAATCAAATTAAACCTGGTAAAGTTGTAGTCTTACCATAAGAAGAGGCCTCATAATCGATAGTTAATCTAATGATTATGAAGCCTTTTTGATTTGCTTAAAAAAATAAAATATTCGATGAAAATACTTTATTTTATGTATGTAGAATTAAATGAGATTCGATTAAACTTATTTAGTTGCTTAAATTAATTCAGAAATAACATCTAAAACTTTGCAATTGGCATATTTGTTTAATTTTTCTAAAAATGTATTTAATTCATTATTGGAACGAAAAGCGCCATGAATCATGTAATTCATTTCGCCAGATATTTTGTAGTGATGACGAATGAAATTTCTTTGAGAATGGATGAATTGTAAGTATTTTTCGTGACTATAGTATTCCATTTGTGTTTCGATAAATACTTGATGCGTATAGCCCATTTTGTCTAAATCAACTTCAATCGTGTAACGCTTGATGATGCCTTCAGCTTCTAACTGCTCGATACGAGTATTCACGGCTGGAGGAGTCATATTGACGATTTTGGCTAATTCAGTTTTAGTGATGCGACAATTGCGATTTAATTCTTTGAGTATTCTTTGATCAATGTTGTCCATGTTGTTCCCCCATTAAGATAACTATATTATATGATGAATTATTGGTAAATAGGCGGTAGCAGCAAATACAGAAATATTACTGTGCTAATCTTTTGTCTAAAAGTCAGAAGATAATTATTATTAAAGTAAGTTAATAGAGAGGGGAAATAAATTGATAACTTATAAGAATGTCGGGATGAAGTACGGCCAAAATACGATTTTGCATGATATCAATTTAACAATCAACGACGGTGAATTGTTTGTTCTCGTTGGTCCGAGTGGTAGTGGTAAAACTACTTTATTGAGAATGCTTAATCAATTGACTGTGCCGACTGACGGGGATGTTTATTTTGCCAATCGTAAAATAAAAGATTATGACGTTCAAAAATTACGTCTGGACATGGGCTACGTTTTACAAGATAGTAGTCTGTTTCCAAACCTAAATGTTGAAGATAATATTGCCATTCAATTGGAACAAAAGGGGATTTCTAAAGCCAAACGGCACCAAAGGGCGGCTGAATTATTGGAGTCTGTGGAATTAGATCCTAAAAAGTATGCTAAGAGAATGCCTTCAGAATTGTCAGGTGGACAACAACAGCGTGTCGCCATTATTCGAGCCTTAGCAACAGAACCAAGTTTGATTTTGATGGATGAGTCATTCAGTGCTTTGGATCCAGTTTTAAGAAGAAAATCACAAGATTTGGTCTTAAAATTACATCAACAATATCAGACAACAATTGTCTTTGTTACTCACGATATGCAAGAAGCTTTGCGAATGGGCCAACGAATTGCCGTGTTAAATAAAGGTGTCGTTCAACAAGTTGGGACGCCACACGACATTATGCAAAATCCAGCAACTGATTTTGTTCGCCAATTTTTCGATACGAAGACACCACATTGGTGGGATATGGACTTTTTGATTGAGTCGGGCTTATTAAGAGAAATTCCACTTAGCGATAAATTACCAGTTGTTAATGAATTTAAGCAATTGATGAATCAGCTGAAAGATGTTAGTAAATTTGATTTTCAATATCAAAATAAGGGGTATTCAATGACTGCTCAAGAATTGATTGCCTATTTGGGTCAAGAAGGGGGTAGTCGTTAATGCAAGTATTGATGCAGACGATTGTTGATCAACGAGGGGAAATTTTAAAAGCCTTGTATCAACATATTGAAATTTCATTTATTTCTTTGTTGATTGCGATGTTGATTGCAATTCCATTAGCAATATTATTACGAAATCATCGTCGCTTTGGTGAAATTGGTTTACAAATTGCCGGAATTATTCAGACTATTCCTAGTCTTGCTTTGTTAGGATTATTAATTCCTATTGTGGGTATTGGTACAGTGCCGGCGGTAGTGGCTTTGACAATGTATGCTATTATGCCGTTGTATCAAAATACTTATTCTGGTTTAACTAACATTGATCCTAATCTAGAGGAAGCGGCAGTGGCCTTTGGTTTATCGAAATGGAAAAGATTGCAACGATTGGAATTTCCATTAGCTTTACCAATGATAATTTCTGGAATTAGAATTGCCTTAGTTATGATTATTGGTACTGCCACTTTAGCTGCCTTCATTGGTGCTGGTGGCTTAGGTGATTACATCATGCTAGGAATTCAACAAAACAATAACTACTATTTGGTCATTGGTGGTGTTTTATCAGCATTGTTGGCCTTTATTTTCAGTGGATTATTGAAGTATATGGGTTCATCAAAAAAACGTATTTATGGTGGCGGAATCGTTATTCTGTTGTTCTTGCTAGGTATCGGTGGTAGTCGAGTATATCAAGCAGTTAAGCCTCAACCAGTGAATATTACGATTGCTGGAAAACTCGGTAGTGAACCAGAAATTCTGATGAATATGTATAAGGATTTGATCAAACAAGATCAGCCAAATGCCAACATTACTTTAAAACCTAATTTTGGTGGTACGACATTCTTATTTAAAGCCTTGAAGAAAAATCAAATCGATATTTATCCAGAATTTACAGGAACGGTTTTGGAAGCTTTAGTCAATTACGACAAACCAACGCCAAAGAATCCGAAGACAACTTACAAACTTGCTAAAAATAAATTGTCTAAGGAAGAAAACATGGCTTTCTTGAAACCAATGGAATATGAAAATGGATATGATTTGGCGGTTACTAAAGAATTCTCAGAAAAATACAATGTAACCAAGTTGAGTGATTTAGAGCGTGTCAACGATAAGGTCAAAGCGGCTTTTGATCCAGACTTCTCAAATCAACCAGATGGTTATTTAGGCCTAAAGAAGAAGTACAATTTGAACTTTGCTTCAATCAACCGGATGGAACCAAGTTTGCGTTATAAGGCGATTGCCCATAAACGTGTCAACTTGGTTGATGGTTATACGACTGATCCGCAAGTTCAACAATATCATTTGGTCGTTTTGAAAGATGATAAGCATTTCTTCCCACCATATCAAGGTGCTCCTTTGATGAATAGTGATTTTGCTAAGAAGAATCCTAAGGTAGTGAAGAGCTTGAATAAGTTAGCTGGTAAAATTTCAGCTGAAGATATGCAGAAGATGAATTATCAAGTTTCAGTTAAGAATAAAAAAGCTAGTGTTGTAGCTCACGATTATCTAGTTAAACATAATTTATTGAAAGACTAAAAAAACTCTATTAGATGTTTCAAAGCATCTAATAGAGTTTTTGTTTAATTAAAGTTAAAAATTGCGGTGATAAATGTTGCAGCACCTAGAAAAATTCCGGGAACATTGGCCCAAATAATTGGCCAGTCCTTTTTTTTCTTTAATAAGCCATAGGCCGTCCAAATAGTACAGTTTATAAAGGCAACTAATGGTTGGATAGGGTTGCCTTTACTTCCAGATAAATTTGATATAATTTGTGGAACGTATGAAACATACATTAACACGGACATCATACTGGCTATTGTCCCAATTTTTTCGACTTTCTCTGAACTTACCCTCTGCAATAAAATTGACTTCCTTTCAATATACAGCTTTTTTTGTCTTCAGTTCATTGGACAAAAGTCAATTTCTAAACTATACATAATGTAAATCAAGGAAAAATACAAGTCAATTAAAGTGATGTTTCATGAAACGGAGGAATTTATTTATTTTGAAAATCATCTAAAATCTCTCTAACTTCGTCAGTTGAGTTTGCTTGTAACATTTCATTTCTCAAATCAGTAGCGCCCAATTCTGGACGAGCGTAGAT comes from Companilactobacillus pabuli and encodes:
- a CDS encoding MalY/PatB family protein: MAYDFETLNKKRAGNSAKWDVPNGDLPMTIADMDFPTAPEIIEALQEKISMGLFGYEEIPSEYFKAVADWYEKEHHARPQEDWMIFATGVVPAISSAVRRLTSLGDNVLVQAPVYNIFYNSIVNSGRHVVSNDLVYDGKTHSYSIDFTDLEAKLSDPLTNMMILCNPHNPVGKIWTKSELEKIASLCLKYDVKLFSDEIHGDITFNENGYNPIFGLDSQYLDNVVVAVSPSKTFNVAAMHAATIIVPNENLRAQVSRGLNSEELAEPNFVAIPGTIAAYTKGGPWLKALKEQLLKNRRLVLDFIEKKIPQLKWVPGQATYLLWFDISEITDDADKLAQFIKDDSGLIINPGSVYRGDGQYFIRMNIASPQSMIQDGLNRLEKSLNDYQK
- a CDS encoding nicotinate-nucleotide adenylyltransferase, which translates into the protein MNTAGAVLTRTKVQPQLDFNFKKKHVGILSGSFNPIHNGHLMIAQQVFEQLNLDKILFIPSKVPPHRGVSRYIPKVSVDDRINMIKYGIRDNPNFQLDMTDIDLGGVSYTYETIKRLKERNPNTEYYLIVGYDIVESLSKWSHIDELVKEVHFVGVCRKGYEKKSQYPTMWVNTPVIEISSTVIRQRVREGKSLKYYVPDDVAWYIKDKGIYKK
- a CDS encoding amino acid permease — protein: MEKKSLNRSLSSRQMQMIALGGTIGVGLFMGSASTIKWTGPSVLIAYAIAGLILYMVMRALGEMIYTDPSTGSFAKFGSEYIHPVIGYLTAWSNVFQWLVVGISEVIAVGTYLEFWWPNLPQWLVGVVVVATLCLANLTSVKAYGEMEFWFSLIKVITIIFMIIMGLLVILFGLGNNGHPVGISNLWTNGGFFTGGLKGFIFALSIVVASYQGIEVIGITAGEAENPQSSIVHAIRTIVGRILIFYIGAIFVIISIYPWNKLGTMGSPFTETFAKVGITFAAEIINFVVLTAALSGCNSGMFSASRMLYTLGLENNLPKSFKKISKAGVPYIAVITISLGILIGLIINFLLPVLFHTSSDVFVVVYSSSVLPGMVPWFVILFSELHFRRLNKDKMKNHPFKMPFYPLSNYLAIAALLVILVFMFLNPETTVSLSIGVVFLVFMTCFYFIRERFQAHKAK
- a CDS encoding alpha/beta hydrolase is translated as MKKKVWKWLLGILIVLLAVISIMVIVVKNKEYQPSKTAVSTSQEASIVDNVIRFEGDNNKPKVIFYPGALVEPASYSIWAQKVAQAGYSVYIVHFPLDLAVLNSNAANKISKSNGYIIGGHSLGGTMAAKYAKNNPKDLKGIFFLASYPENKTDLHEINVPVLSLTATKDGVLNHTNYQKTKKLLPNNTIYEQIKGGNHAGFGCYGKQSGDNTASISNAKQQNIISTLLINWLNSSISE
- the asnS gene encoding asparagine--tRNA ligase, with the protein product MQNVLVKDLYKKEFADGDKITVSGWIRTIRGSKRVGFIELNDGSFFKNVQVVMTSDMENYAEVVKYPISTTIKVVGELALTPKAQQPFEIHATEVIEEGSSDSDYPLQKKAHSYEFMRTVAHLRPRTNTFYSVFRIRSLAAFAIHEYLQHNDFVYVHTPIITSSDAEGAGEMFEVTTLDMNNVPKTDDGKVDYSQDFFKKETNLTVSGQLEVEPFALAFRNVYTFGPTFRAENSHTGRHASEFWMIEPELAFADLKDEMNCSEALLKYVINYVMDHAKEELEFLNENVDNTLIDRLKATANEEFAHVTYTDAIDILEKATDVEFEVKPYWGLDLDSEHERYLSEQVYKKPVFITDYPKDFKAFYMRANDDGKTVAAADLLVPEIGELIGGSQREERLDKLEARMAELDMNEEDYKWYLELRKYGGTVHSGFGIGFERLVMYITGMENIRDVIAYPRTPGNAEF
- a CDS encoding VOC family protein, whose protein sequence is MNNNNVNWFEIGTDHPQETMDFYSKMFGWKFQEYTDMENEYYNIIEPGNEYPTGGILGTAGKIAEYSTFYTLVSDVDKAIKAAKDNGATVIWGPVTDKTGLTFARLNDSTGHQFGVFSAGQ
- a CDS encoding alcohol dehydrogenase catalytic domain-containing protein yields the protein MKAVVVSKAGGPEVLEYKEVPTPEVKTGWSLVKIKGFGIIHSEIFTRQGKSPSVKFPRILGIECVGVIEKTTDAKRLPVGQKIIAMNGEMGRDFDGSYAEYALLPNEIIHPVTTDIPWEDLAAIPETFHTAYRALLQLQIDKADSLLIRGGTSGVGIAGLKLAKAINPNIKVLGTSRKAAAKEEILQLGYDGFVLDDHQKLQMDQQVDRIFDLIGAATALDSMNNLKPFGIASITGDMGGVWDIDHFDPVTAIPNDRYMTSFASYVIDEGQLNDLLKLISDKDVDVHPVKVFSLKQLPEAHEFLENQIKPGKVVVLP
- a CDS encoding Lrp/AsnC family transcriptional regulator, with amino-acid sequence MDNIDQRILKELNRNCRITKTELAKIVNMTPPAVNTRIEQLEAEGIIKRYTIEVDLDKMGYTHQVFIETQMEYYSHEKYLQFIHSQRNFIRHHYKISGEMNYMIHGAFRSNNELNTFLEKLNKYANCKVLDVISELI
- a CDS encoding ABC transporter ATP-binding protein, with amino-acid sequence MITYKNVGMKYGQNTILHDINLTINDGELFVLVGPSGSGKTTLLRMLNQLTVPTDGDVYFANRKIKDYDVQKLRLDMGYVLQDSSLFPNLNVEDNIAIQLEQKGISKAKRHQRAAELLESVELDPKKYAKRMPSELSGGQQQRVAIIRALATEPSLILMDESFSALDPVLRRKSQDLVLKLHQQYQTTIVFVTHDMQEALRMGQRIAVLNKGVVQQVGTPHDIMQNPATDFVRQFFDTKTPHWWDMDFLIESGLLREIPLSDKLPVVNEFKQLMNQLKDVSKFDFQYQNKGYSMTAQELIAYLGQEGGSR